In Streptomyces sp. NBC_01381, the sequence GCGCGTGCGGCAACGCGCTCGGGGCGGGAGCCGGGGCGCCGCCATCCGAAGGCTCATTACGGGGTTCACGGCACGGCCGCCCCCGCGGACCTCACAGCACCGCGACCGGCGCCACCGGTGACCCCGTGCCGCCGATGAACGGCTCGGGCATCGCGGAGAGCAGGAAGCTGTAGCGGGAAACTTCTGCACAGGCTGTGGACAACTTTTCCAGATTCCAGTTCTGGCCCTGCGGCATCCCCATCTCGACGAGGTCGAGCGCGTGCACCGGCAGCCACAGGTTCTCGATCTCGGGCGGGAAGATCTCGAAGGTGAGGGTGTCGTTGGCGACCGCCGCGACATCGCGCGCGTGGAACCACTCCGGGGTGCGGACCGAGAGGCCCGGCGACGGATAGCCGTACGCGTGCTTGTCGCCCGCCAGGTAGACCTGGACCTGCCCCGTGCGTACGAGGACGATGTCGCCGGCGCGGACCGTGACGCCCCCGAACTCCTCGGCCTCGGCCAGGTCTTCGGGCGTGACCGCGTGATCGCCCGGCAGCCGGTCCACGCCCTTGGCGCGGGCGACGTCGAGCAGTACGCCGCGCGAGACGAGGTGCGGCACCTTGTCGATGCCGCTGAACTGGGCGCCGGTGTGCGGGGTGATGGAGTCGGCGGGGCGGCCGTTGTAGATCTTTCCCGAGTGCGACACGTGGGTGAGCGCGTCCCAGTGGGTGGCGGTCTGCAGGCTCATCGTGACGACGTCGTCGCTGGTGGCGACCGTGCCGGGGCCGAAAAGCTCCTGGTTGATCTGTGTCATGGAGTGGAGGGGGTTGACCCGGCCTTGGATCAGACCCGACTGGACGCCGTCCTCCTTGAGGGGCAGCGCGAGCGGGACGCGGTGGCCGCTGCGGACGGTGGCGGCGGCCTCGCGTACGACCTCGTCGGTGATCAGGTTGAGGGTGCCGATCTCGTCGTCGGAGCCCCAACGGCCCCAGTTGTTCACGCGCTTGGCTATGTCGTGGAACTCGGGCGGCAGCGACATGAGTCCTCCCCGGGGCTTGTCTTTCGGTATCTGACGGGTCATAGAATCTAACGGTCCGTCAGAAACCGCGGGAAGGGGCCGGACGTGGGGAACTTCTTGGCAGGCAAGGTGGTGGCCGTCACCGGCGCCGGGCGCGGCATCGGCAGGGCCGTCGCGCTCGCCGCGGCGGCCGAGGGAGCGAGGGTCGTCGTCAACGACTACGGCGTCTCGATGGAGGGCGGCGAACCGACCAGCGAGATAGCCGATGCCGTGGTCAAGGAGATCCAGGCCGCGGGCGGCGAGGCGGTCGCCGTCGCCGACGACATCTCCACGATGGCGGGCGGGCAGCGGATCGTCGACGTCGCGCTCGCGCGGTACGGGCGCATCGACGGTGTCGTGTGCGTGGCCGGGATCCTGCGCGAGCG encodes:
- a CDS encoding cyclase family protein; this encodes MSLPPEFHDIAKRVNNWGRWGSDDEIGTLNLITDEVVREAAATVRSGHRVPLALPLKEDGVQSGLIQGRVNPLHSMTQINQELFGPGTVATSDDVVTMSLQTATHWDALTHVSHSGKIYNGRPADSITPHTGAQFSGIDKVPHLVSRGVLLDVARAKGVDRLPGDHAVTPEDLAEAEEFGGVTVRAGDIVLVRTGQVQVYLAGDKHAYGYPSPGLSVRTPEWFHARDVAAVANDTLTFEIFPPEIENLWLPVHALDLVEMGMPQGQNWNLEKLSTACAEVSRYSFLLSAMPEPFIGGTGSPVAPVAVL